The genomic interval CTTCCTGTTATACATCCATAAAAATATTCATTTTTTTCATATTCTTCTAAAGTCTTATATCCTAAAGCTATATTTTCAAAATTTCCATTTTTATCAGAAGTTTTTAAAGATTTTATAATTCCTCCCAAAGAAATAATTTCCAAATCAACAAATTCATTTTTCAAATTATACAAAAATACTTGTTCACCATTCAAAGTTGTTCCAAACTCTGTAATATTTAATTTCAAATCTCATCCCTCCACATATTTTTTTTAAATAAATTATGTCTTACAACCGATATCGGATTATAAGTATGCATTTCATCTAACATATTTGAAACTATCAAATCATATTTTTGTTCCTCTAAAGTAACTTTTTGTAACTCTAACTTCAAAGTATTTAAAAGTAATTTTTCTTTAAATAGCTCTCCTACTAAAATTATTTTTTCTGGATTTATTAAAGAAATTATCATATCTATACTGTGAGCAATTATAACCATGGCTTCTGTACTAACCTTTGTACTTAAAAAATCTCTCTCTTTAACTCCTTGTAATACATCTAGAATCCCAATTATTCCTTTGGTATTTAATTTTTCTTTTAACGAACTATAGTTATTCAATTTAATCATAGAAATAAGTCTATTTATTATGGCTTTATTTGATGCCTCTGCTTCTAAACACCCTCTTTTTCCACAAGAACATCTTCTTAAACTACTTCTATCCATTACTACATGACCAATCTCTCCAGAAATAAATCCATGACCTGATAATAAATTCCCATTTACAAATATTGAACTTCCAATTCCTTCTGAAACATTTAAAACTACATAATTTTCACTATCCTGAGCTCCACCAAAATATTTTTCTGTTAAGGCCATAGCTCTAACATCATTTTCTATTAGTGTCGGCAAATTAAATCTTTTTTCAATCCTATCTCTTATATCAATTTTTTTTCTTTTATAGTGAGGAGAAAATATAATAATCCCCTTCTCTGAGTTTATAAGTCCAGTTATTGCCATCGATATAACTTTTATTCCTTTTTCCTCTTCTAACTCTTTTTCAATAATTTTTTCTAAATAATCTATTAACTCTTTATCTTCTGATATTTTATAACTTTTTGTTTTAACTATCTCTCCAGCTACATTTCCAACTGATATTACCAACGATGTAGGAGTTAATGATATTCCCAAAATTTTTCCTACCCAATATTTATTTAAAGATAAATCTATCGCTCTTCTTCCTCCAGTTGATTCTCTTTGAGATACTTCTAAAACTATTCCACATTGTAATAAAGGTTCAATTGATTTTGTTATAGCTGCTGGAGTTAGTTCCAACTCTTCAGCAATTCTTTTTCTTGATATTTTGTTTTTATTTTTAATCATCTCTAATATTCTTAATTGAGATTGTGTAAAATCCATATATTCCTCCCTAAATCTATATAATTTATAATACCTCTATCCAAGTCTCTAAGTCAATGTATTTAACACTAACTTTTTTAACTTTTTTAATTAACTTTGTTCTAAAATTATATTTTTACTTTTAAGTAATCTATTTTTAAAGTATACTCAAATCAAAATAAACAAAACAAAGGGGAGAGTATTTATGGAACTTATCAATAACTTAGTAAAAAATTTTAAAAAAGAATTTAAAAAAGATGAGAAAACTTCAGTTGAAGTTTTCTTTGCACCAGGTAGAGTTAATCTAATTGGAGAACATATTGATTATAATGGTGGTAAAGTTTTCCCATGTGCTTTAGATTTTGGTACTTATGCAGTTGTAACTAAGAGAGAGGATAAAATTTTTAAAATGTATTCTGAAAATTTTAAAGAGTTAGGAATTATTGAATTTTCTTTAGATTCTTTAATATATGACAAAAAAGATGATTGGGCTAATTATCCAAAAGGTGTTGTAAAAACTTTTTTAGATTCTGGTTTTAATATAAATAGTGGATTTGATGTTTTATTCTTTGGAAATATTCCAAACGGTGCAGGTTTATCATCTTCTGCTTCTATTGAAGTTTTAACATCAGTTATTCTTAAATCTCTATTTAATTTAAATATTAATATGGTTGATATGGTTAAATTAAGTCAAAAAACAGAAAATGAATTTATTGGTGTTAATTGTGGTATTATGGATCAATTTTCTATTGGAATGGGTAAGAAAGATCACGCTATACTTTTAGACTGTAATACGCTTGAATATTCTTATGCTCCATTTATTTTAAATAATGCGTCTATTATTATTGCAAATACAAATAAAAGAAGAGGTCTTGGTGAATCTAAATATAATGAAAGAAGAGCTTCTTGTGAAAATGCACTAAAAGATTTAAAAGATAATGGTATTAACATTAATACTCTTTGTGATATGGATTCAGAAAAATTTGAAAATACAAAACATTTCATAAACTCTGAAGAAGCTATACCTAGAGTTAGACATGCTGTTACTGAAAATGAAAGAGTTTTAAAAGCTATGAAATGTTTAAAAGACGGAGATATCTTAACTTTTGGAAAACTTATGAATGATTCTCACAAATCTTTAAAAGATGATTATGAAGTTACTGGTCTTGAACTTGATAGTTTAGTTGAAGCAGCTTGGGAAGAAGAGGGAACTATCGGTTCTAGAATGACTGGTGCAGGATTTGGTGGTTGTACTGTATCTTTAGTAAAAAATGATTGTATTGAAAAATTTATTGAAAATGTTGGTAAAAAATACAAAGAAAAAACGGGTCTAGAAGCTACATTCTATATTGGTAATCCAGGAGATGGAGCTAAAAAGTTAGGTGATTTTTAATGATTAACTCTTTAATACAAGAACTACTAAACTACGGCTTACAAAAAGAACTAATCGATTCATGTGAAGAAATTTACTCTAGAAATCTTTTACTCGATGTTTTAAATTTAAAAGAGTGGAAAAAAGAAGAACCTAAAACAGGAAGAGATATTGAAATTATACTTCTAGATATTTGTCACTGGGCTATTGAAAATAATTTGATTAATGACTCTCCGTCTGAAATGGAACTTTTAGATACTAAGTTAATGAACTGTATTACTCCAAGACCAAAAGAAGTTATTAATAAGTTTAATAACGATTTTAAAATTTCACCTGAAAAAGCAACAGCTAACTATTATGAATTTTCAAAAAATACCAATTATATTAGAGACGCTAGAATTAAAAGAAATTTACATTGGTTTTCAAATACTCCCTACGGCGATTTAGAAATAACTATTAATTTGGCTAAACCTGAAAAAGATCCTAAAGATATTGAAAGAGAAAAAAATATGCCTAAGTCTTCTTATCCTAGTTGTCTTTTATGTTTAGATAATGTAGGATACAGTGGCAGATTAAATCATCCAGCTAGACAAACACATAGAGTTATTCCTATGAATTTAAAGTCTGAAAATTGGTATTTTCAATTTTCTCCATATGTTTATTATAATGAACACTCTATAGTTTTTTGTGAAGATCACAGACCTATGAAAATGGGCAAAGATACTTTTGATAGACTTTTAGAATTTATTGAAATCTTTCCACATTATTGTATTGGTTCTAATGCTGATTTACCTATAGTTGGAGGATCAATTTTATCTCATGATCATTATCAAGCTGGAAAGCATACATTCCCAATGGAAAAAGCTCCAATCGAAAATAAATTTCAAATGAAAGCTTTTCCTGAAGTTAGTTGCGGAACCATTAAATGGCCTATGTCTGTTATTAGAATATCTTCAAAAAATAAAGAAACTCTATCTAAAGCAGCTGAATATATTTTTGAAAAATGGAAAAATTATAGTGACGAAACTGTTGATATTATAGCTTATTCTGAAGGTATTCCTCACAATACCGTTACTCCTATTGCTAGAAAAGTAGGCGCTGAATATCAAATAGATTTAGCTTTAAGAAATAACAGAACCTCTGATGAGCATCCTATGGGAATATTCCATCCTCATTCTGAAGTTCATAACATAAAAAAAGAAAATATAGGACTTATTGAAGTTATGGGACTTGCTATTTTACCTGGAAGACTTCAAGAAGAAATGATTCTTTTAGAAAAAGAATTACAAAATCCAAATTGGCAAATTACTTTAAAAGAGAATCCTACTCTTGGTAAACATTATGATTGGATTAAAAATATAGTGTCAAAAAGAGATGATATTGTAACATTAGATATTTTAAAAGAAGAGATAGGAAAAACTTTCTCTACAGTTTTAGAGCATGCTGGGGTCTTCAAAAGAGATGATACTGGAAAAAAAGCTTTTAAAAACTTCACAGACACATTATAATATTTTATATAACTATTATAATGAGGATGATATGAATAATTCAAATAAAAAATGGTACGTTTATATTCTAAGATGTGAAAACAACTCTTTATATACGGGTATTACAACAAATGTTACAAAGCGATTTCAACAACATATTAGTGGAAAAGGAGCTAAATATACAAAAATTTATAAACCTACAAAAATTGAGGTTGTTTTTATTAAAGAAAATAGATCTGAAGCATCCAAAGAGGAAATTCGAATTAAAAAACTAACTAAGTTAGAAAAAGAGAGATTGTGTAAAAATATATTTAATGATATACTCAAAACAAATAATTAACTAGGGGGCGTTTTAATGTTAGAAACCTTTTTTTCAGAGATTTCTTTAATTAACTTTATGTTTTTAGCTTCAGCTTGCTTCTGTGCAGCATTTGTTGATGCTATTGCTGGTGGAGGTGGATTAATTAGCTTACCAGCTTTTTTAGCTGCAGGATTAGATCCTCATATGGCACTTGGAACAAATAAACTAGCAGCTTTTTTTTCAAGTAGTGGTAGTGCTTTTAAGTTTGCTCGTTCAGGAAAAATAAATTGGGATTTAATAAAATACCTAATTCCTTTTTCCTTCATTGGAGCTATTTTAGGAGTTAAAGCAGTTATTTTGATTGATTCAAAATATCTATATCCTATTGCATTCTTTTTACTAGTTTTCGTTCTTATTTATACTTTAAAAAATAAAAATTTAGGTAGCCATGATAATTTTCAAGGAGTAAATTCAAAAAATTTAAAACTTGGAATCTTAATGGCATTTTCTCTTGGATTTTATGATGGATTCTTTGGTCCTGGAACAGGTTCGTTTATAATATTTGGATTTATTGAAATTTTTAAATTGGATTTCATCAGAGCGAGTGGAAATTCAAAATTTTTAAATTTAGCTAGTAATATTGCTAGTGTTATAACATTTATATACTATGGAAAAATTGCTTATATGTACGCCCTTACAGTTGGAGTTGTAATGCTAATTGGAGCTAATGTTGGTGCCAAAGTTGCTGTTACAAGAGGTACAAAGTTCATAAGACCTGTTTTTCTTGTTATAACAACTATTGTTACTGCTAAAATGGCTATAACTTTTTTACAACAACTATAAATATAACCAAATAATAAAAACCCTCTTCTTTAATTAGAGGGTTTTTTATTATTTAAAAGTATGCTATTAACAATTTTATAGTTTCTACTATTCCATCTACATGAGTTCTTTCATAGTGATGAGTTGCATCAACATTTGGTCCTATACAAGCATATCTTAAATCTGCACCTTGGAGAATTGATGCTGTAGCATCTGATCCATATCTATTA from Cetobacterium somerae carries:
- a CDS encoding ROK family transcriptional regulator is translated as MDFTQSQLRILEMIKNKNKISRKRIAEELELTPAAITKSIEPLLQCGIVLEVSQRESTGGRRAIDLSLNKYWVGKILGISLTPTSLVISVGNVAGEIVKTKSYKISEDKELIDYLEKIIEKELEEEKGIKVISMAITGLINSEKGIIIFSPHYKRKKIDIRDRIEKRFNLPTLIENDVRAMALTEKYFGGAQDSENYVVLNVSEGIGSSIFVNGNLLSGHGFISGEIGHVVMDRSSLRRCSCGKRGCLEAEASNKAIINRLISMIKLNNYSSLKEKLNTKGIIGILDVLQGVKERDFLSTKVSTEAMVIIAHSIDMIISLINPEKIILVGELFKEKLLLNTLKLELQKVTLEEQKYDLIVSNMLDEMHTYNPISVVRHNLFKKNMWRDEI
- a CDS encoding sulfite exporter TauE/SafE family protein; translation: MLETFFSEISLINFMFLASACFCAAFVDAIAGGGGLISLPAFLAAGLDPHMALGTNKLAAFFSSSGSAFKFARSGKINWDLIKYLIPFSFIGAILGVKAVILIDSKYLYPIAFFLLVFVLIYTLKNKNLGSHDNFQGVNSKNLKLGILMAFSLGFYDGFFGPGTGSFIIFGFIEIFKLDFIRASGNSKFLNLASNIASVITFIYYGKIAYMYALTVGVVMLIGANVGAKVAVTRGTKFIRPVFLVITTIVTAKMAITFLQQL
- the galT gene encoding UDP-glucose--hexose-1-phosphate uridylyltransferase, which encodes MINSLIQELLNYGLQKELIDSCEEIYSRNLLLDVLNLKEWKKEEPKTGRDIEIILLDICHWAIENNLINDSPSEMELLDTKLMNCITPRPKEVINKFNNDFKISPEKATANYYEFSKNTNYIRDARIKRNLHWFSNTPYGDLEITINLAKPEKDPKDIEREKNMPKSSYPSCLLCLDNVGYSGRLNHPARQTHRVIPMNLKSENWYFQFSPYVYYNEHSIVFCEDHRPMKMGKDTFDRLLEFIEIFPHYCIGSNADLPIVGGSILSHDHYQAGKHTFPMEKAPIENKFQMKAFPEVSCGTIKWPMSVIRISSKNKETLSKAAEYIFEKWKNYSDETVDIIAYSEGIPHNTVTPIARKVGAEYQIDLALRNNRTSDEHPMGIFHPHSEVHNIKKENIGLIEVMGLAILPGRLQEEMILLEKELQNPNWQITLKENPTLGKHYDWIKNIVSKRDDIVTLDILKEEIGKTFSTVLEHAGVFKRDDTGKKAFKNFTDTL
- a CDS encoding GIY-YIG nuclease family protein, which gives rise to MNNSNKKWYVYILRCENNSLYTGITTNVTKRFQQHISGKGAKYTKIYKPTKIEVVFIKENRSEASKEEIRIKKLTKLEKERLCKNIFNDILKTNN
- a CDS encoding galactokinase, which codes for MELINNLVKNFKKEFKKDEKTSVEVFFAPGRVNLIGEHIDYNGGKVFPCALDFGTYAVVTKREDKIFKMYSENFKELGIIEFSLDSLIYDKKDDWANYPKGVVKTFLDSGFNINSGFDVLFFGNIPNGAGLSSSASIEVLTSVILKSLFNLNINMVDMVKLSQKTENEFIGVNCGIMDQFSIGMGKKDHAILLDCNTLEYSYAPFILNNASIIIANTNKRRGLGESKYNERRASCENALKDLKDNGININTLCDMDSEKFENTKHFINSEEAIPRVRHAVTENERVLKAMKCLKDGDILTFGKLMNDSHKSLKDDYEVTGLELDSLVEAAWEEEGTIGSRMTGAGFGGCTVSLVKNDCIEKFIENVGKKYKEKTGLEATFYIGNPGDGAKKLGDF